A segment of the Clostridia bacterium genome:
AGCGAACTAGAAGATGAAGAAAAAGAAGATGATGAAGAAGATGATATATCTGAAGAATTTGATGATGAAGAATTCTTAGACGACTTGGACGACGAAGACGAAGATTATGACGATGAAGATGAAGACGATGAGGATGAAGATTACGATTCGTTGGATGATGAAGAGTAAATAAGTTCTGTATAATATAATATATAAAAAACAAGTGCTTTTAAATGGCACTTGTTTTATTTTTTTATATCTAAATAATTATTATTTTCCTTCTTTTGCACTTCAAAATAATAAATATAATAATAACAAATGATGTATCTTTTTATGCCCCTTCTATAAGCATCTTGTCAGCTACAAGAGCTATAAATTCACCATTAGTAGGCTTTTCATTATTGCTGTAAACCTTTACCCCAAATAACGAATTGATGTTTTCAATCTTGCCTCTGTTCCAAGCAACTTCAATTGCATGACGGATAGCACGCTCAACTTTAGATGCGCTTGTGTCAAACTTTTTAGCAATTGAAGGATACAACTTCTTTGTTATACAATTAATGATTTCTGGATTTTCAATTGCCATTTTTATGGCTTCTCTCAAAAATTGATAGCCCTTGATATGCGCTGGAATACCTACTGTTATGAAGATATTTGTTATTTTTTCTTCTGTCGTTTTTTGTTTTAGTCTGTTCATAGGTTCTGCCATACGATAATCAGACATAATGTTTTCCATGATTAAAGGTTCAGAAATAGTTAGATTGTTTTTTACAGTATCCTTAAGCCTTTTTTTCAAAACCATAAAGTCAAAAGGTTTTATCATATAGTATGAAGCCCCTAACTTTAACGCCTTTGAGATAAAACTTTCCTGGCTCAACGCACTCAAGATCAAGTATTTCGGCGTATAACCTTTTACTTCTTCCATCACCCCAAAACCGTCAAGTTCGGGCAATACAATATCTAGCACAACTACATGAGGCCTGAATTGTTCAATTTTGGCAACAGCTTCCAATCCATCAGTTGCCGTCATGACAATTTCAAAATCTTCTTCATTTTGAAAATAGTCTTTTAGCATGCCTGTAATTTGCGGGCTGTCTTCTACAATCCCAAGTTTAATTTTTTGCATATTCCCTCCTTACACCGAACTTATTAACAGAATAACATAAATAATTATAAAAACAAACATCT
Coding sequences within it:
- the spo0A gene encoding sporulation transcription factor Spo0A; translated protein: MQKIKLGIVEDSPQITGMLKDYFQNEEDFEIVMTATDGLEAVAKIEQFRPHVVVLDIVLPELDGFGVMEEVKGYTPKYLILSALSQESFISKALKLGASYYMIKPFDFMVLKKRLKDTVKNNLTISEPLIMENIMSDYRMAEPMNRLKQKTTEEKITNIFITVGIPAHIKGYQFLREAIKMAIENPEIINCITKKLYPSIAKKFDTSASKVERAIRHAIEVAWNRGKIENINSLFGVKVYSNNEKPTNGEFIALVADKMLIEGA